One region of Sulfuriroseicoccus oceanibius genomic DNA includes:
- a CDS encoding ATP-binding protein, which yields MSELDALRQQVAAAPRDAGLWFALGRQCLEDWALDEAQAAFESVLELEPKHVGAQLELARTLSFSGMSSAAMVRVEAVLQHDPFCVEAMLLMARIFWQDGDGESARLWLRRASTVDASVRDRALERELSETMIASDDEMDGQSPAPRPAGNGKRGRKSNEGAVDDDDDDPFGDFDAPTWEESFQMNDFERPALRFENVLGHPEVKRELGMKLVYPARNPELFRRYGKAVGGSVILYGPPGCGKTQLAKATAGEIGARFFTISPHQLLDMYVGGSERNMHHLFDLARKDAPSVIFLEDIDLLVADRFRQRGSGAGNQRGLLQQLLRELDNSDGKNNGVLIIGSSNAPWNLDLSVSRPGRFDRALYVGAPDSAQREVFIRRMVENKPCEALDTALIAKKTRDFTTSDLDALIDAALDNVLAYAMETGDERPMNTADFLDALERVKGSVPLWFSRMKQDGGTMPSGWEV from the coding sequence ATGTCTGAATTGGACGCTCTTCGTCAACAGGTGGCGGCTGCCCCCCGGGATGCCGGGTTGTGGTTTGCCTTGGGTCGGCAGTGTTTGGAGGACTGGGCGCTGGACGAGGCCCAGGCTGCATTTGAGTCTGTGCTGGAATTGGAGCCCAAGCATGTGGGGGCGCAACTCGAGCTGGCGCGCACGTTGAGTTTCAGCGGAATGAGTTCTGCGGCGATGGTACGAGTGGAGGCGGTTTTGCAACACGATCCATTTTGCGTGGAGGCGATGTTGTTGATGGCACGGATTTTCTGGCAGGACGGTGACGGGGAGTCGGCGCGGCTGTGGTTGCGCAGGGCGTCGACGGTTGATGCGTCGGTGCGTGACCGTGCACTGGAGCGCGAGTTGTCCGAGACGATGATTGCGTCGGACGACGAGATGGACGGGCAGTCACCCGCGCCACGGCCTGCGGGCAATGGCAAGCGTGGACGCAAGTCCAACGAGGGTGCGGTGGACGACGACGATGACGATCCGTTCGGTGATTTTGACGCGCCGACGTGGGAGGAGTCGTTCCAGATGAATGATTTCGAACGGCCTGCGTTGCGTTTTGAGAACGTGTTGGGTCATCCGGAGGTGAAGCGCGAGCTTGGGATGAAGCTGGTTTATCCGGCGCGTAACCCTGAGTTGTTCCGCCGCTACGGCAAGGCGGTGGGCGGCAGTGTGATTCTCTACGGGCCTCCAGGCTGTGGCAAAACCCAGCTCGCCAAGGCAACCGCCGGTGAGATTGGTGCGCGGTTCTTTACCATCAGTCCGCACCAGTTGCTGGATATGTACGTCGGTGGCTCTGAGCGCAATATGCACCATCTCTTTGATTTGGCGCGCAAGGATGCTCCGTCGGTGATCTTCCTCGAGGATATCGATTTGCTGGTGGCCGATCGCTTCCGCCAGCGCGGCAGTGGTGCGGGCAACCAGCGCGGATTGCTGCAGCAGTTGTTGCGCGAGCTGGACAACAGCGACGGCAAGAACAACGGGGTGCTGATCATTGGCTCGTCGAATGCGCCGTGGAACCTGGACCTCTCGGTGAGCCGTCCCGGGCGCTTTGACCGTGCGCTTTACGTGGGGGCTCCGGATTCAGCGCAGCGTGAGGTGTTTATCCGCCGAATGGTGGAGAACAAACCGTGCGAGGCGTTGGACACCGCATTGATCGCGAAGAAGACGCGCGATTTCACTACCTCCGACCTGGACGCGCTGATCGATGCGGCGCTCGACAACGTGCTCGCTTACGCGATGGAAACCGGCGACGAGCGGCCGATGAACACAGCGGACTTCCTCGACGCGCTGGAGCGGGTCAAGGGATCGGTGCCGCTTTGGTTCAGTCGGATGAAGCAGGACGGCGGAACCATGCCATCCGGCTGGGAGGTTTGA
- a CDS encoding PD-(D/E)XK nuclease family protein, with translation MDETVVVVPTANSGRRLRQALAERAASGSSGALFPPRVVTPESFFRPTAPNVATRGELLVAWANVLRSVPDGAADTLFPETDTKRTFAWAMRAAKPLVTTCEAVAEADHDLAEVAELSDEPQRWQQLAALEQAVADYLAERGKLLPSTAKRETARAAVVPDGVTHMVIAGVADPVPLAVRAWSALSVPVHVLVHASESLADHFDVWGRPVADLWKSRVIDLPGGNASISLSASAEATAAAMVSDFAESGAASDQCAVGICDGDLTISVRDQLAAGGWRGFDPNGRPIAASGLVAWLGLWRELFGPRPSFDMASVLLKAPESLAVTGRGVSCSLGRQLDKLHEQAIPDTVGRALSVLHQMPDEMAERFDLAQPALSALRDQLAELNRKGTAAGMLKLVESLTAGSYDDGHDGGALEAVLGALDECAALEANGELSGGRELMDLVTELIRSARVPDASDDVVIDLQGWLELGYESAPHLALVGMHEGCVPENLNEDAFLPESLRRKLGLRDRDQRMARDGYLLSAMAASRSGEGRSLRCYLSKTAPNGDPRTPSRLMMRCADHELAERVRHCFAEAADEGKVIPEWQRGDWLLNVPLLENPYADGTRGFSPSALRGYLSCPFRFYLERVVKMSRAEAAKRELDAGQFGTLVHEVLEDFGREPAIRDSVDAEEIAAWLVARLDAIAQRNYSEAMTLPVMVQVASARERLRSFATIQAEQREAGWQIVDVEVRVKDWALDGVPINMTIDRIDRNSDGAYRVVDYKTSAKAKKPEGVHVAKSKGERVAMADLMEDEKGTPLEWQDLQLPMYVAYVAKTQGVSSVDVTAAYCNLGDSESSTGFEEWPISLEQMQSAMEWMQGAVARIRQGVFWPPSEAAAKLHYDEFGALAPDGFENAVPAAVVAALSGEEVAR, from the coding sequence ATGGACGAAACCGTAGTCGTGGTGCCCACGGCTAACAGTGGGCGGAGGTTGCGTCAGGCATTGGCGGAACGCGCGGCATCCGGTAGCAGCGGCGCTTTGTTTCCCCCGCGGGTGGTCACTCCGGAGTCGTTCTTCCGTCCGACAGCCCCCAACGTGGCGACGCGTGGCGAGTTGTTGGTAGCCTGGGCGAATGTATTGCGCAGCGTGCCGGACGGGGCCGCTGATACGTTGTTCCCCGAGACCGATACCAAGCGCACGTTTGCGTGGGCGATGCGGGCGGCGAAGCCACTGGTCACGACCTGCGAAGCCGTGGCCGAGGCCGACCACGATTTGGCCGAAGTGGCTGAGCTTTCCGATGAGCCCCAGCGCTGGCAACAACTGGCCGCATTGGAGCAAGCTGTGGCGGACTACCTCGCCGAGCGCGGGAAGTTGTTGCCGAGTACCGCCAAGCGCGAGACCGCTCGCGCCGCGGTCGTGCCCGATGGGGTGACACACATGGTGATTGCCGGCGTGGCCGATCCGGTGCCGCTGGCGGTGCGGGCTTGGAGCGCGCTGAGCGTTCCGGTTCATGTGTTGGTACACGCGTCCGAGAGCTTGGCCGATCACTTCGACGTGTGGGGGCGTCCGGTGGCGGATCTGTGGAAGTCGCGCGTGATCGATCTGCCAGGGGGTAATGCGTCGATTTCGTTGTCGGCCAGTGCCGAGGCCACGGCGGCTGCGATGGTAAGCGATTTCGCGGAGTCGGGCGCTGCCAGCGACCAATGTGCGGTCGGGATTTGTGACGGCGATTTGACTATCTCCGTCCGTGACCAACTGGCTGCCGGCGGGTGGCGTGGGTTCGACCCAAACGGCCGCCCGATCGCGGCGTCGGGCCTGGTGGCGTGGCTTGGTTTGTGGCGTGAGTTGTTCGGTCCGCGCCCGTCGTTTGATATGGCATCCGTGCTACTCAAAGCTCCGGAATCGTTGGCGGTGACGGGGCGCGGCGTGAGCTGCTCGCTCGGGCGTCAGCTCGACAAATTGCACGAGCAGGCGATCCCTGACACCGTCGGGCGTGCGCTCTCCGTGCTACACCAGATGCCGGACGAGATGGCCGAACGTTTCGACCTCGCGCAGCCTGCGCTCTCCGCATTGCGCGATCAGTTGGCCGAACTCAACCGCAAAGGCACCGCAGCCGGGATGCTCAAGTTGGTGGAATCCCTGACAGCTGGTAGTTACGACGACGGTCACGACGGCGGTGCGCTGGAAGCGGTGCTCGGCGCGCTCGACGAATGCGCCGCGCTCGAGGCCAATGGCGAGCTCAGCGGCGGACGCGAATTGATGGACTTGGTGACCGAACTGATCCGCAGCGCCCGCGTGCCCGATGCTTCCGACGACGTGGTGATCGACCTGCAAGGCTGGCTCGAACTGGGCTACGAAAGTGCGCCGCACCTCGCATTGGTCGGTATGCACGAAGGCTGTGTGCCCGAGAACTTGAACGAAGACGCGTTCCTGCCCGAGAGCCTGCGGCGCAAGCTCGGCCTGCGCGACCGCGACCAACGCATGGCGCGGGACGGATATTTGTTGTCGGCCATGGCGGCGAGCCGTTCGGGCGAGGGGAGGTCGTTGCGTTGCTATTTGTCCAAAACCGCGCCGAATGGCGACCCGCGCACGCCGTCGCGTTTGATGATGCGTTGTGCTGACCACGAGCTGGCGGAGCGTGTGCGCCATTGTTTTGCCGAGGCTGCGGACGAGGGGAAAGTGATCCCAGAGTGGCAGCGCGGTGATTGGCTTCTTAATGTGCCTCTGTTAGAGAACCCGTACGCGGATGGAACGCGCGGCTTCAGTCCGTCGGCGCTGCGTGGTTATTTGTCCTGTCCGTTCCGTTTCTACCTGGAGCGCGTGGTGAAGATGTCACGCGCCGAGGCGGCCAAGCGTGAGCTCGATGCCGGGCAGTTTGGTACGCTCGTGCACGAGGTGCTCGAGGACTTCGGCCGCGAGCCGGCGATCCGCGACAGTGTGGACGCCGAGGAAATTGCGGCGTGGCTGGTGGCGCGGCTCGATGCCATTGCCCAGCGCAACTACAGCGAGGCGATGACCCTGCCGGTAATGGTGCAAGTGGCGTCGGCGCGCGAGCGGCTGCGTTCGTTTGCCACGATCCAAGCGGAGCAACGCGAGGCTGGCTGGCAGATCGTCGACGTCGAGGTGCGGGTGAAGGATTGGGCGCTCGACGGCGTGCCGATCAACATGACCATCGACCGCATCGACCGGAATAGCGACGGCGCCTACCGGGTGGTCGATTACAAGACGTCGGCCAAGGCGAAGAAGCCCGAGGGCGTGCATGTCGCCAAGAGCAAAGGCGAGCGCGTGGCGATGGCGGATCTCATGGAGGATGAAAAGGGCACCCCTCTTGAGTGGCAGGACTTGCAGTTGCCAATGTATGTCGCCTACGTGGCGAAAACGCAGGGCGTGTCATCGGTGGATGTGACCGCGGCCTATTGCAATCTGGGCGACAGCGAATCCAGCACCGGCTTCGAAGAGTGGCCGATTTCCTTGGAACAAATGCAAAGTGCGATGGAGTGGATGCAGGGCGCGGTAGCGCGGATCAGGCAAGGTGTGTTTTGGCCGCCTAGCGAGGCCGCGGCCAAGTTACATTATGACGAGTTTGGCGCGCTGGCGCCGGATGGCTTTGAGAATGCGGTGCCGGCGGCGGTGGTCGCGGCTCTCAGTGGAGAGGAGGTGGCACGATGA
- a CDS encoding sialate O-acetylesterase, translated as MMKESIYRVVGLLTLMGVLWEGSMGQSVAAEPLKVFVLVGQSNMQGHAMEETVEHIGMDPQTAPWLERLRDKDGKARVYSDVPVSYLSDRGVKRGALTTGFGADDRKIGPELTFGIWMHLELGEPVLLIKAAWGGKSLHTDFRPPSAGAYEFSERHQELLTKQGKDIEKVETEQREASGYYYRLTVDHVKSVLADIGKVYPEYASEHGYELAGLVWFQGWNDMVDANTYPDREAAGGYDEYTRLLMHLIQDLRRDLSAPELPVVIGVMGVGGPTASYGPDQRRYVRMHQNFRDAMAATAALPGFEGNVVAVRSEEYWDPELGALVARDGKLRYEVKQKKLHGKEAQAALDVLRADEFSQAELETLKKGVSNYPFHYLGSAKILGGIGIAFAEAMLELMKVK; from the coding sequence ATGATGAAAGAGAGCATTTACAGGGTGGTTGGGTTGTTGACGTTGATGGGAGTGCTATGGGAGGGAAGCATGGGACAGAGTGTTGCGGCTGAACCGCTGAAGGTCTTCGTATTAGTCGGTCAGTCGAACATGCAAGGGCATGCGATGGAGGAGACAGTTGAGCACATCGGAATGGACCCGCAGACGGCACCGTGGCTTGAGCGACTGAGGGATAAGGATGGAAAGGCAAGGGTCTACTCCGATGTTCCGGTGTCCTATTTGTCGGATCGCGGGGTGAAGCGGGGGGCACTGACGACTGGGTTTGGTGCGGATGATCGAAAGATCGGGCCTGAGCTGACCTTTGGCATTTGGATGCACCTGGAGTTAGGCGAGCCGGTTTTGCTCATCAAGGCGGCATGGGGAGGTAAGAGCTTACACACCGATTTCCGGCCGCCGAGTGCGGGTGCTTATGAGTTTAGTGAGAGGCATCAGGAGTTGCTCACCAAGCAGGGAAAAGACATCGAGAAAGTTGAGACCGAGCAGAGAGAGGCATCGGGGTATTATTATCGACTGACGGTTGATCACGTGAAATCCGTGTTGGCTGATATTGGCAAGGTGTACCCGGAATACGCTTCGGAGCATGGGTACGAGCTGGCCGGTCTGGTGTGGTTTCAAGGATGGAACGATATGGTGGATGCGAACACGTACCCGGATCGGGAGGCGGCTGGAGGTTATGATGAATACACGCGTTTGTTGATGCACCTGATACAGGATTTGCGGCGTGATTTGTCGGCACCTGAGCTGCCGGTGGTGATTGGTGTGATGGGCGTTGGTGGTCCAACTGCGAGTTACGGGCCTGACCAGCGGCGTTATGTGAGAATGCACCAGAACTTCCGCGACGCGATGGCAGCTACGGCTGCATTACCTGGGTTTGAGGGAAATGTGGTGGCGGTACGGTCTGAAGAGTATTGGGATCCCGAGTTGGGGGCGTTGGTAGCCCGGGATGGGAAGCTGCGTTATGAGGTGAAGCAGAAGAAGCTCCACGGTAAGGAGGCGCAGGCGGCGCTCGATGTTCTGCGCGCGGATGAGTTTTCTCAAGCGGAGCTTGAGACGTTGAAGAAGGGGGTGTCGAACTACCCGTTCCACTATTTGGGATCGGCGAAGATCCTGGGTGGGATTGGGATTGCTTTTGCTGAGGCGATGCTGGAGTTGATGAAGGTCAAATGA
- a CDS encoding ParB/RepB/Spo0J family partition protein produces the protein MAKQALGKGLGALIKKPSKPGTANNVSANGVVSAQEEVQPGERVEKVAIGRVVPSPFQPRKVFRDDQLEELKESISQHGVIQPLIVREVDGKLELIAGERRWRASQALGLSEVPVVRREASDRDVLEMALIENLQREDLDAIEEARAFQRLAEEFSLRQEDIAKRVGKNRATVANAIRLLDLAPELQTQVSQRMLNTGHAKVLLGVKDLEAQVLLGHEVIRRKLSVRATERLVAEFQRSKSGDDAKPKAGRSCEDQLPPQYRQIANNLRERFATHVSLNHSAKKGKIEIEYYGEDDLSRILDLLGMGNEEL, from the coding sequence ATGGCAAAGCAGGCTCTCGGAAAAGGACTTGGTGCATTGATCAAAAAACCGTCGAAACCAGGCACGGCGAACAATGTGTCGGCGAATGGTGTTGTATCCGCGCAGGAAGAGGTGCAACCCGGTGAGCGTGTGGAGAAAGTGGCGATCGGGCGTGTGGTTCCGTCGCCATTTCAGCCGCGTAAGGTTTTCCGCGACGACCAGCTTGAGGAGTTGAAGGAGTCGATCAGCCAGCATGGAGTGATCCAGCCGCTGATTGTGCGTGAGGTGGACGGCAAACTTGAGTTGATCGCGGGTGAGCGTCGCTGGCGTGCCAGCCAGGCGCTTGGGTTGAGTGAGGTGCCGGTGGTGCGTCGTGAGGCCAGTGACCGCGACGTGTTGGAGATGGCGCTGATTGAGAACCTGCAGCGTGAGGATCTTGATGCGATCGAGGAAGCGCGAGCGTTCCAACGTTTGGCTGAGGAGTTCTCGCTGCGTCAGGAAGACATTGCCAAGCGTGTGGGCAAGAACCGTGCGACGGTGGCCAACGCGATCCGTTTGCTGGATTTGGCGCCTGAACTGCAGACCCAGGTATCGCAGCGCATGCTGAACACAGGGCATGCCAAGGTATTGCTCGGGGTGAAAGATTTGGAAGCCCAGGTGCTGCTCGGGCATGAGGTAATCCGGCGCAAGTTGTCGGTCCGAGCGACCGAGCGTCTGGTGGCTGAGTTCCAGCGCAGCAAGTCGGGTGACGATGCCAAGCCGAAGGCCGGGCGCTCCTGTGAGGACCAGCTGCCGCCGCAGTACCGTCAGATTGCCAACAATTTGCGTGAGCGCTTTGCAACGCACGTGTCACTCAACCATTCGGCCAAGAAAGGTAAGATTGAGATCGAGTATTACGGCGAGGACGATTTGTCCCGCATCCTCGATTTGCTCGGGATGGGTAACGAGGAATTGTAA
- a CDS encoding type I phosphomannose isomerase catalytic subunit produces MTFSDPIFFVPQCFERVWGGRKLADVFNKPVADPEVPTGESWEVVDRPEAVSVVDGGDYAGQTLHQLWSGQREEVFGAGLPESEHFPLLIKILDAADKLSIQVHPPAAIAGDMGGEPKTESWILAGIDPEAALYVGFSKETTREQFAEAIENGTVTDVVHELRPQKGDFIHLPSGRLHAIGAGCLIFEIQQNSDTTYRVYDWDRKGLDGKPRELHIDESLQCIDFDDVEPSLGKAEGERLVGCEYYTIDRWELAAGAERDLEVGERFAIVAVVEGSVQCGGRDAGVGTFFIAPVGCAPLVAGENGASVLVTRIP; encoded by the coding sequence ATGACTTTTTCGGATCCGATTTTCTTTGTGCCACAATGCTTCGAGCGCGTGTGGGGCGGGCGTAAGCTGGCAGACGTTTTTAACAAACCTGTTGCAGATCCTGAGGTGCCTACTGGTGAGTCGTGGGAAGTGGTCGACCGGCCGGAAGCGGTGAGTGTGGTGGATGGTGGCGATTACGCCGGCCAGACCTTGCACCAATTGTGGAGCGGCCAGCGTGAGGAGGTCTTTGGTGCCGGCTTGCCGGAGAGTGAGCATTTCCCGCTGCTGATCAAGATTCTGGATGCGGCGGATAAGTTGTCGATCCAAGTGCACCCACCGGCGGCGATTGCCGGAGACATGGGAGGCGAGCCGAAGACAGAATCGTGGATCCTGGCAGGCATCGATCCGGAGGCTGCGTTGTATGTCGGGTTCTCGAAGGAGACAACTCGTGAGCAGTTCGCCGAGGCAATCGAGAACGGGACGGTGACCGACGTAGTGCATGAACTGCGCCCACAGAAGGGCGATTTCATTCACCTGCCTAGCGGGCGCCTGCACGCGATTGGCGCCGGATGTTTGATTTTTGAAATCCAACAGAACAGCGACACCACCTACCGCGTGTACGATTGGGATCGCAAGGGGCTGGATGGAAAACCGCGCGAACTACATATCGATGAGTCGCTGCAATGCATCGATTTTGATGATGTCGAGCCATCGCTAGGTAAAGCCGAGGGTGAGCGTTTGGTAGGTTGTGAATATTACACCATCGACCGCTGGGAACTGGCGGCCGGTGCCGAGCGCGATCTCGAGGTGGGCGAGCGTTTTGCCATCGTGGCGGTAGTTGAGGGCAGTGTGCAATGCGGTGGTCGCGACGCGGGTGTCGGGACGTTCTTCATTGCGCCGGTTGGATGTGCGCCGCTGGTGGCCGGAGAGAATGGGGCGTCGGTCTTGGTGACGCGGATTCCGTAG
- a CDS encoding UvrD-helicase domain-containing protein produces the protein MSQSANHSEIRSMVIEASAGSGKTYQLANRFLALLAAGVKPEHIIALTFTRKAAGEFTERILSRLALAAGSPDDAGALASDIVRTWNGDGTSQPAMFSSPPALVAPDAAGCLEMLKAVVDSLDRITLSTLDSFFLKVVRQFSFELGLSGFELLDDQQQAAARERVLQDLFNSSGANEKGRDNFLQAFKLATYGKEVSQISSTLEKYLESQHERIVNAPEESKWANLERLFPNGIQLPMDIDRKAELAVARGEVPAMAEGARKGYDKRWIALIDQLEAYSPGNVSEIKSALFGLLCEQLDALRAGAGEDVYYKKSYPLTPNLSAAMFRVIGNILFTELKVIAGRTLGLYGVLSAYENAYDEQVRRYGQLGFSDLTQLLAGGGVDLGSRLEELHYRLDSHYDHWLLDEFQDTSMSQWNVVEALLGDAVLDAEGRRSLFMVGDAKQGIYGWRGGDVRLFGELMERADWAPRRDVWPMSKSWRSSQVVLDLVNQICDPQLGSMGRFPAAAVARWRYQHHEAAKDLSGFAEVVAIDAKASAAEGVKINKADKDEATLDALAARVKRIDPLRRGLSCAVLVRSGAHADLVVEGLRSRLGKGFPVELDSEVSIGEDSPLGRAITDFFRWLRTPADTFASNHVWMTPLAPAMDALGETPSKVWGEAVRRFSRHGAAGLMELIVTSLSERGGLSELNANRLQDIHRAAERFDAVGGTIAEWVGTLEYLKRREHSRKGTVQVMTIHKSKGLEFDAVMLPFVSSDAFDHKGRVSMIEQRGARREVVNQIMRPADPVVESNEVLGEMMAEWSEDQCYEGFCLVYVALTRAARSLHVLVEATPGNDDKANPRDWIIGSVGDGMGVAKGDLGTQDEHVLYSEGDADWFATAPPQEQSAPSSAQAVELGTAVARRKRRSPSDHSAEADGEGAAFPTSALASRAGMRFGSEVHALFERIRWADDAPAVLDSVSSDAATAVVETLAAPAVAAWFARRDRVEVSCERPIEAVIDGVWISGVIDRLEVERNATGTPVAARIIDFKTDRVDSEDVLITRYSNQLQTYRRMVALALELPPTTITCALVSTALKAVVEV, from the coding sequence ATGAGCCAGTCTGCTAACCATTCAGAGATCCGATCGATGGTGATCGAGGCATCCGCCGGATCGGGGAAAACCTACCAGCTCGCCAACCGTTTCCTGGCATTGCTCGCCGCTGGCGTGAAGCCGGAGCACATCATCGCGCTGACCTTCACCCGCAAAGCCGCCGGGGAGTTCACCGAGCGGATCCTGAGCCGGCTGGCTCTGGCGGCGGGATCTCCGGACGATGCCGGGGCGCTGGCATCTGACATCGTGCGCACGTGGAATGGCGACGGCACCAGCCAGCCTGCCATGTTCTCGTCACCACCCGCCCTCGTCGCTCCGGATGCCGCGGGTTGTTTGGAGATGCTCAAGGCGGTGGTCGACTCGCTCGACCGCATCACCTTGTCCACCTTGGACAGCTTCTTCCTCAAAGTCGTGCGTCAGTTCTCGTTCGAGCTCGGGCTAAGTGGCTTTGAGTTGTTGGACGACCAACAACAAGCCGCCGCTCGTGAGCGCGTGTTGCAGGATTTGTTTAACTCATCGGGCGCCAATGAAAAAGGGCGCGATAACTTCCTCCAGGCGTTCAAGTTGGCGACTTATGGCAAAGAGGTGTCGCAGATCAGCAGCACGCTGGAGAAGTATCTGGAGTCGCAGCACGAGCGGATTGTCAACGCACCGGAGGAGAGCAAGTGGGCGAACCTGGAGCGTTTGTTCCCCAACGGGATCCAACTGCCAATGGACATCGACCGCAAAGCCGAGCTGGCGGTGGCGCGTGGCGAAGTGCCGGCGATGGCGGAAGGCGCACGCAAGGGCTACGACAAGCGCTGGATCGCCTTGATCGACCAGTTGGAAGCTTACAGCCCGGGCAATGTCAGTGAGATCAAATCGGCTTTGTTTGGTCTCCTTTGCGAGCAGCTGGACGCCCTGCGTGCCGGTGCTGGGGAAGATGTTTATTACAAGAAGAGCTACCCACTGACACCGAATCTCTCGGCTGCGATGTTCCGCGTGATCGGCAACATCCTTTTCACCGAGCTTAAGGTAATCGCTGGCCGGACCCTCGGGCTTTACGGCGTGCTCAGTGCGTATGAAAACGCCTACGACGAACAGGTCCGGCGCTATGGCCAGCTGGGGTTCAGCGACCTGACGCAATTGCTGGCAGGAGGCGGTGTGGATCTGGGCAGCCGCCTGGAGGAACTGCACTACCGTCTCGATAGTCACTACGACCATTGGTTGCTCGATGAGTTCCAGGATACGTCGATGAGCCAGTGGAATGTGGTCGAAGCGCTGCTGGGTGATGCGGTGCTCGACGCCGAGGGGCGGCGTTCGTTGTTCATGGTGGGCGATGCCAAGCAGGGGATCTACGGCTGGCGCGGCGGAGACGTGCGCTTGTTTGGCGAGCTGATGGAACGCGCCGACTGGGCGCCGCGTCGTGACGTGTGGCCGATGTCGAAGTCGTGGCGCTCGTCGCAGGTGGTGCTCGATTTGGTCAATCAGATCTGTGACCCGCAGCTGGGCTCGATGGGGCGTTTCCCTGCCGCTGCCGTGGCGCGTTGGCGTTACCAGCACCACGAGGCGGCGAAGGATCTGAGCGGTTTTGCCGAGGTGGTGGCAATCGATGCCAAGGCGTCGGCTGCCGAAGGGGTGAAAATTAACAAGGCGGATAAGGACGAGGCGACGCTCGATGCCCTGGCCGCGAGGGTGAAGCGCATCGATCCGCTGCGCCGCGGGTTGTCGTGCGCGGTGCTCGTGCGCTCCGGCGCCCACGCCGACCTGGTGGTCGAGGGCCTGCGCTCGCGCCTCGGCAAGGGCTTCCCGGTGGAACTCGACTCGGAGGTGAGCATCGGCGAGGACAGCCCGCTCGGGCGCGCCATTACCGACTTCTTCCGCTGGCTGCGCACACCGGCCGATACCTTTGCCTCGAACCACGTCTGGATGACTCCGCTCGCACCGGCCATGGACGCGCTCGGCGAGACGCCATCCAAAGTGTGGGGGGAGGCGGTCAGGCGCTTCAGCCGTCACGGTGCGGCTGGGTTGATGGAATTGATCGTCACCTCGCTGAGCGAGCGTGGCGGGTTGTCGGAGCTCAATGCCAACCGCTTGCAGGACATCCACCGCGCCGCCGAGCGTTTCGATGCCGTTGGGGGCACGATCGCCGAGTGGGTGGGCACGCTGGAGTATTTGAAACGCCGCGAGCATTCCCGCAAGGGAACGGTGCAAGTGATGACCATTCACAAGTCGAAGGGGCTTGAGTTCGATGCCGTGATGTTGCCGTTTGTTTCCTCTGACGCCTTTGACCACAAGGGGCGCGTCTCGATGATCGAGCAACGCGGTGCCCGCCGTGAGGTGGTGAACCAGATCATGCGCCCGGCCGACCCTGTGGTGGAATCTAACGAGGTGCTGGGCGAAATGATGGCGGAATGGTCTGAGGACCAATGTTACGAAGGCTTCTGCCTGGTGTACGTCGCATTGACCCGTGCCGCCCGCTCGCTTCACGTGCTGGTGGAGGCCACACCGGGCAACGACGACAAAGCCAACCCGCGCGACTGGATCATTGGCTCGGTCGGCGATGGGATGGGCGTGGCAAAGGGCGACCTAGGCACGCAGGACGAGCACGTTCTCTACTCCGAGGGCGATGCAGATTGGTTCGCCACCGCACCACCTCAGGAGCAATCAGCGCCATCCTCCGCCCAGGCCGTGGAGCTCGGCACCGCCGTCGCCCGACGCAAGCGACGCTCACCAAGCGATCACTCGGCCGAGGCAGACGGGGAGGGTGCCGCATTCCCAACCAGTGCGCTCGCATCCCGTGCGGGCATGCGCTTCGGCAGCGAGGTACACGCTTTGTTCGAGCGCATCCGTTGGGCCGATGACGCACCAGCGGTCCTGGACTCGGTTTCCAGCGATGCCGCTACTGCCGTCGTCGAAACGCTCGCCGCCCCTGCTGTGGCGGCGTGGTTCGCCCGCCGCGACCGTGTGGAGGTTAGCTGCGAACGCCCGATCGAGGCGGTGATCGACGGTGTCTGGATCAGCGGCGTCATCGACCGCTTGGAGGTTGAGCGCAATGCCACGGGAACTCCAGTTGCCGCCCGCATCATCGACTTCAAAACCGACCGCGTCGACTCCGAGGACGTCCTCATCACCCGCTACAGCAACCAGCTGCAAACCTACCGTCGCATGGTCGCGCTGGCACTGGAGCTTCCGCCAACCACCATCACCTGCGCCCTCGTCAGCACCGCGCTCAAAGCCGTGGTCGAGGTGTGA